A portion of the Cyanobacterium sp. T60_A2020_053 genome contains these proteins:
- a CDS encoding PBP1A family penicillin-binding protein, whose amino-acid sequence MGRKSGYSEVVTSVLHTIQAQFNLPRLRQGASVPKIILKNNASGKTYDYPLLGESYVIGRNRLNCDIVIANPIISQVHCAIERNKNQRRFQIKDLKSTNGIYLGKRRYQNLTLRHNDVITLGPPELADVIELSFQNPPAPSTLVLRYGLFILSGWLLIILLTVGILWSQYEVNPLPYGNTGATVVYGEDGKTPLSPRVTTPHRELANLKDFSPYLPQALMASEDSRYYWHFGIDPVGILRAIVINRGGEARQGASTITQQLARSLFPSVGRENNLGRKLREMVVATKLEAVYSKNEILKAYLNRVYLGINLYGFEDAAQFYFKKSARDLTIAESATLVAVLPAPNAYNPVQDYDTALALRNRIIQRMFNLGMISEEEASSARRSRIDISPEARETLSNIIAPYFYSYVFQEMRSLLGQDLLQEGDFIIETSLNFAQQEKAEKALAQYITNNGTNYGFSQGALLTMKSDTGEITAMVGGKDYQESQFNRATQAQRQPASTFKLFVYSAAVAQGISPNKSYPCGGVRWQGVQFSPCRHFSSNVNMYQGMAWSENPVAVRVAQDVGLNQVVDMAKKMGIKSPLNAVPGLALGQSESNLLEMTGAYATIANGGKWQRPHAIKVIRDGRDCTDFQDNATCREVYRFNQDNSETRQVLNTAQAQVIQKMLQDVVTMGTGKNAYLGKGEAGKTGTNTANKDLWFIGYLPSPSLTTGIWLGNDDNSPTKGGSALSASLWAQYMKDEL is encoded by the coding sequence ATGGGGCGCAAATCAGGTTATTCGGAAGTTGTCACCAGTGTTTTACACACCATTCAAGCACAATTCAACCTACCACGTCTCAGGCAAGGCGCTTCAGTGCCAAAAATTATTCTCAAAAATAATGCTAGTGGCAAAACCTATGATTATCCTCTCTTGGGGGAAAGCTATGTCATCGGGCGCAACCGTCTTAACTGTGATATTGTCATTGCTAATCCCATTATTAGTCAAGTGCATTGCGCCATCGAGAGAAATAAAAATCAGCGCCGTTTTCAAATTAAAGATTTAAAATCTACTAACGGTATCTATTTAGGCAAAAGACGTTATCAAAACCTTACCCTTAGACATAATGATGTTATCACGTTAGGACCTCCTGAGTTAGCGGATGTCATCGAATTATCTTTTCAGAATCCTCCAGCGCCCTCCACCCTTGTTTTACGCTATGGTTTATTTATTCTCAGTGGCTGGTTACTGATTATTTTACTAACAGTAGGCATATTATGGAGTCAATACGAAGTTAACCCGTTACCTTATGGGAATACGGGCGCTACAGTGGTATATGGCGAAGACGGTAAAACTCCCTTATCTCCCAGAGTAACCACACCTCACCGAGAATTAGCAAACCTCAAGGATTTTTCTCCTTATTTGCCCCAAGCCTTGATGGCTTCGGAAGATAGTCGTTATTATTGGCATTTTGGCATTGATCCAGTGGGAATCTTACGCGCTATTGTCATTAATAGAGGCGGTGAAGCGCGCCAAGGCGCTAGTACCATTACTCAACAACTGGCGCGGAGTTTATTTCCCTCCGTAGGTAGAGAAAACAATTTGGGGCGTAAATTGCGAGAAATGGTTGTGGCTACCAAATTAGAAGCCGTTTACAGCAAAAATGAAATTCTCAAAGCCTACCTTAATCGAGTTTATTTGGGTATCAATTTGTATGGTTTTGAAGATGCGGCACAATTTTACTTCAAGAAATCCGCCAGAGATTTAACCATCGCTGAATCAGCTACCCTCGTGGCAGTGTTACCAGCGCCCAACGCCTACAACCCAGTGCAGGATTATGACACAGCTTTAGCTTTGCGTAATCGAATCATCCAAAGAATGTTTAATTTAGGCATGATTAGCGAGGAAGAAGCTAGTAGCGCCCGTCGCTCTCGTATTGACATTAGTCCCGAAGCAAGGGAAACTCTCAGTAATATCATCGCCCCTTATTTTTATAGCTATGTTTTCCAAGAAATGCGTAGTTTACTGGGGCAAGACTTGTTACAAGAGGGGGATTTTATCATTGAAACCAGTTTAAATTTTGCTCAACAAGAAAAAGCGGAAAAAGCTCTCGCACAGTATATAACTAATAATGGCACAAACTATGGTTTTAGTCAAGGGGCGCTTTTGACCATGAAAAGTGACACGGGAGAAATTACTGCCATGGTAGGGGGAAAAGATTATCAAGAAAGCCAATTTAATCGCGCTACCCAAGCTCAAAGGCAACCAGCTTCTACTTTTAAGCTCTTTGTTTATAGTGCTGCTGTGGCGCAGGGTATTTCCCCTAACAAATCTTATCCTTGCGGTGGAGTGCGCTGGCAAGGGGTACAATTTTCCCCCTGTCGTCATTTTTCGAGTAATGTCAATATGTATCAAGGTATGGCATGGTCTGAAAACCCAGTCGCTGTAAGGGTTGCCCAAGATGTGGGTTTAAATCAGGTGGTGGACATGGCAAAAAAAATGGGCATTAAATCCCCTCTTAATGCTGTGCCGGGATTGGCTTTAGGGCAAAGTGAAAGTAATTTGCTAGAGATGACGGGCGCTTATGCTACCATTGCCAACGGTGGAAAATGGCAACGCCCCCACGCCATTAAGGTTATACGGGATGGGCGTGACTGCACGGATTTTCAAGATAATGCTACCTGTCGAGAGGTTTATCGTTTCAATCAAGATAATTCGGAAACTCGTCAAGTGCTTAATACCGCTCAAGCTCAAGTTATCCAAAAAATGTTACAAGATGTAGTAACAATGGGTACAGGGAAAAATGCTTATCTAGGCAAGGGAGAAGCGGGGAAAACTGGCACGAATACCGCCAATAAAGATTTATGGTTTATCGGTTATTTGCCTTCTCCTAGTCTGACGACGGGCATCTGGTTAGGTAACGATGATAATTCACCTACTAAGGGAGGGAGTGCGCTGAGTGCTTCTTTATGGGCGCAATATATGAAAGATGAATTATGA
- a CDS encoding thioredoxin family protein, which produces MARTPSTMLDLGTIAPDFSLPDAVSGKQISLTDFKDCQGLLVIFLSCHCPFVKHVRAEFARIAKDYLPKNIGIVGISPNNVEKYPDDAPEFLKAMAEEESFNFPVCYDETQEVAKAYRAACTPDYYLFDSNMKLVYRGQLDDSRPSLDIAVTGADMRRALDALLAGEEINPDQKPSLGCNIKWIPGNEPDYFG; this is translated from the coding sequence ATGGCGAGAACACCATCAACCATGCTAGATTTAGGGACAATAGCGCCCGATTTCTCTTTACCTGATGCTGTTAGCGGTAAACAAATATCATTGACTGACTTCAAAGATTGTCAGGGTTTATTAGTAATTTTTCTCTCTTGTCATTGTCCTTTTGTCAAACACGTTAGAGCGGAATTTGCTAGAATTGCTAAAGATTATTTACCGAAAAATATTGGTATTGTGGGCATTAGCCCTAATAATGTGGAAAAATATCCCGATGATGCACCAGAATTTTTAAAAGCCATGGCGGAAGAAGAAAGTTTTAATTTCCCCGTGTGTTACGATGAAACCCAAGAGGTAGCGAAGGCTTACCGTGCCGCTTGTACTCCTGATTATTATTTATTTGACAGTAACATGAAATTAGTTTATCGTGGTCAATTAGATGATAGTCGTCCTAGTCTTGATATTGCGGTGACGGGCGCTGATATGCGGAGGGCGCTGGATGCTTTACTGGCTGGAGAAGAAATTAACCCAGATCAAAAACCTAGTTTAGGTTGTAATATTAAATGGATTCCGGGTAATGAGCCTGATTACTTTGGTTAA
- a CDS encoding transposase: MKNKAELSGCQIIDVTEEFTSKTCTKCGHVHSKLGGAKVFKCPECGHRILRDYNGALGIMLKVLSDTTFTISFDGDAIVATGIYRIVPHKCIRDIIRASIFWQVGHGEIATLINLYKKQVQSVLV, from the coding sequence TTGAAAAATAAAGCTGAGTTAAGTGGCTGTCAAATTATTGATGTGACAGAGGAATTTACCAGCAAAACTTGTACAAAGTGTGGTCATGTTCACAGTAAATTAGGTGGTGCTAAAGTTTTTAAATGTCCTGAGTGCGGTCATCGCATTTTAAGGGATTATAACGGTGCTTTGGGTATTATGCTCAAAGTTTTGTCGGATACGACCTTCACTATCTCTTTTGATGGTGATGCTATTGTGGCTACGGGGATATACCGTATTGTGCCGCATAAATGTATCAGGGATATAATTCGAGCGAGTATTTTTTGGCAAGTTGGTCATGGGGAAATTGCGACATTAATCAATTTATACAAAAAGCAAGTTCAATCCGTCTTAGTTTAG
- a CDS encoding type IV pilus twitching motility protein PilT, with translation MDLMIEDLMEQLVEMGGSDMHIQAGAPVYFRISGKLTPIGEEPLTPQDCQKLIFSMLNNTQRKTLEQNWELDCSYGVKGLARFRVNVYKERGCYAACLRALSSKIPNFDQLGLPDIIKEMTDRPRGLILVTGQTGSGKTTTLAAMLDLINRTRAEHILTVEDPIEYVFPNVNSLFHQRQKGEDTKSFANALKAALREDPDIILVGEMRDLETISLAISAAETGHLVFGTLHTSSAAGTIDRIIDVFPAAEQAQIRAMLSNSLLAVFAQCLTKKHNPKPGEFGRAMAQEIMIVTPAIANLIREAKAPQIYSAIQTGSKLGMQTMEQALANLVKTGTISMEEGLAKSGKPDELKRLLAGSGVSDGMTGARKR, from the coding sequence ATGGATTTAATGATTGAGGATTTGATGGAACAACTGGTGGAAATGGGTGGTTCTGATATGCACATTCAAGCAGGTGCACCCGTCTATTTTCGCATCAGTGGTAAGCTAACCCCTATCGGCGAAGAACCTCTCACCCCCCAAGATTGTCAAAAATTAATCTTTAGTATGCTCAATAATACGCAACGTAAAACTTTAGAGCAGAATTGGGAATTAGATTGTTCTTATGGTGTTAAAGGCTTGGCTCGTTTTCGAGTCAATGTCTATAAAGAAAGGGGTTGTTATGCAGCTTGTTTACGGGCGCTGTCTTCCAAAATTCCTAACTTTGATCAGTTGGGTTTACCCGACATCATTAAGGAAATGACTGATCGCCCCAGAGGTCTCATTTTGGTAACAGGGCAAACAGGATCAGGAAAAACCACCACTCTGGCTGCTATGTTAGACCTGATCAATCGTACCCGTGCTGAACATATTTTAACAGTGGAAGACCCTATCGAGTACGTTTTTCCCAATGTTAATAGTTTATTTCACCAACGACAAAAGGGAGAAGATACCAAAAGTTTTGCTAACGCGCTAAAAGCTGCTTTAAGGGAAGACCCTGATATTATTCTGGTGGGGGAAATGCGTGACCTTGAAACGATTTCCCTTGCTATTAGTGCGGCGGAAACTGGACACCTTGTCTTTGGTACTTTGCACACCAGTTCGGCGGCTGGTACGATTGATCGTATTATTGATGTATTTCCGGCGGCAGAACAAGCTCAAATTCGGGCGATGTTATCTAATTCTCTATTGGCTGTATTCGCTCAATGTTTGACCAAAAAACACAACCCCAAACCGGGAGAATTTGGTCGTGCCATGGCACAAGAAATTATGATTGTTACTCCTGCTATTGCTAACTTGATTCGAGAAGCAAAAGCACCACAAATTTATTCAGCGATTCAAACTGGGTCTAAATTGGGTATGCAAACTATGGAACAGGCATTGGCGAATTTGGTCAAAACTGGCACGATTAGCATGGAAGAAGGATTGGCTAAGAGTGGCAAGCCTGATGAACTTAAACGCTTGTTGGCGGGCTCTGGTGTTTCTGATGGTATGACGGGCGCTCGTAAACGTTAA